The stretch of DNA TGAATATAGGTGGCGCAAGCCCTAGAAAAACTGCAAGATCCAGCTGTAACGTCAGCTTCCATTCCAATTTCTAAAGAAAATATTTTATTTGTTATTTTTTCTGTTTCAATCCACTCTGTTGGATGAGTGTTCAAGGCATACTCTGTACGGCCATAAATGAAATACCCGTTCTTTTGGATCCCATTTACAGTGTCTTTTAACTCGGGCAGATTGTATAAGCTCCAAGTTAATAATCTATCAAAATCACAGTAATGGAAATATGTACTTTCTCCTGTTAATCCAAAGCTAACAACCTCTCTTCTAGCATGAGCCGCGCCTAACTTAGGAATTATTTTCACTTGGAAACAACTATTATTCAGTTGTTGGATTAATTCATTTGACGTTTGGTCGCTAACAGTTATAAATAACTCACTGTATATATGTTTTAGATGTTCGTATGATTCCTTAAACAGACGGATATTTTTACCACTTGGATCATGTGTTATTGCTAATAGGGCAACTTTGTTCATATCGATTCACCTTCCATGTTTTATTTTAACAAAAATTCCCTAGGAAGGACATGGAAGTCACTTAAAACAAAAAGAGATGAGACATTCGCCTCATCTTAGTTCAGAAAACTTTTTTATCTCTGTACCTGGATAATAAAAGTCAATGATATCCTTATATGACTTTCCGCTTTCTCCCATTATTTCTGCGCCCCATTGACTCATTCCAACACCGTGTCCAAAGCCCCTACCTTTCAAATAATAAACGCCTTCTTTAAGCTCAAACGAGTCAATTAAATAACTTTTAAACGTATTACCACCAATCATCGGTCGAATTCGATTTATATTACCTTTTTCCAGATCGACTACTTCATAAAGAATAGTACCATCCACAAGGCGGTGTAAAAATTCAATTGATATAGTCCCTTCTTCTGCTCGATCAGTTACAGGGGAATGAAGTTCAACGTTAAATTTAGGAATTGCTACTACTTTTATATCTCCTACATACCCTTTTTTATGTAGGGATCTTTTTATAGAATCCGTAATAGGTTCGTCTAATTCTTTTAATTCATCCCAAACATTTGGATGATCCCAATTAATGTTTTCTAGCTGGATTTGTGTTTGATGTAAACGAAATTCCCATGGATTAATTGGATCATAAGGGTCTTCTTTGATTGGAAAATAGGATAGTTTTTCGCCACCCCATACGTGGTCATTTCTTTCCGTTAATCCACCATTGCTAGCAGAATAAAAAGCATCTATCGGCCGATTGTTATATGTTATTACTTCTCCCGCTGTTCCTTCCACTGCTCTTGACGTTTTTTCTTCCCACGTATACCCTCCGTAAACTTGATAGGAAATAGTATCATCCATATTTCTATGCAAATTTGTAATGGCATACGTTCGTGCCGCAAGAGTCTGAGCTTTCAACGTTTCCAATTCCCACGTAGGATACACTTCAAAAGGAACAACACCTTTTAAATAATCTTCTAGCAGCAGCTGATTAACTGGTCGAATGAAATGCCCTTTTTCAATGATAAACTCCATTGCTCCCAAGTATGGACGGTCATCGATAACCATAATGTGCTCAGTATCGTATTTTTTAGGTATAAATGCAACGGAACCTTCGATTTGATAGCTAGTTCCCTCACTTTCGATTACGAGCATCCTTTCTTTCACTTTAAAGGTGTAGTTCTTTCCTTCTTCTAGTGAAAAAGATGAATCGAAAGTAGTATACTCTCCCTTCACTTTTACTGTTAATTCGTTTGTATCTTCTACATAATTTACTAATCGAATTGTAATCATTTCATCGGCAAAAACATTTGTTGGCAATAATAAAATCATCGTGAAAAGTAACCAGAAATAATGTCTCATATTAGTATCGTTTCTTTCCTTATCAATGAATATTCGTTGAAGTCACCCGCAAGCTTTTACCAATTATTCAATCTTGGCTATTCTTTTAACAAAGCTATCAAGCATTTCTGGTAGTTCACTAAAAGAAAATGAGGTGTTTAAGCGTTCTGTCCATTTATGGGCGTCCTTTCCTACAGGACCTAAATTATATACTGGCATTTGTATAGCTTTCATCTCTTCAAACGGTAGTGAATAGGCCTTTCCATAGACCGGTATGTTAGTCTCCAATAAATCATGTGCTTGTAAATTCGCATTACCGATAAAACTTAAATCACAAAGACCAGAAAAGTAATTCGTTTTTGTCCATTCTGTCCCTTTTTCCTTCCACTCTTTTAAAAATGTATGTACAGCCTGCATCGTTTCATCCTTTTCCTCTGTTGCAACAGCTGGATAAAAAGGTGGTGCATAAAATAAAATAATCATCGGTCCTTTTTCCTTGCAAAGAGACGCTAGCTCTTCCACTACCTTTATAGATTGCTCTCTTACATCATCCGAACAGTTTACAATTATGGATTGTATTTTTTTAGCTATTTCTTGTTCACCAAATTTTTCCACTGCGAAACGTAATAGCTCCGAGTAGGTGTATACCGAGACATGATAATTCGGTTTTACAAATGAAATTTTCTTCCCTAACTTCTCTATCCTTTCTTTTGTATGTTCCATAATATTATTTGCAGCTTGGAAAGCAATTTCTTTAAATGCTTCTTCCCATTCTTGTAAAGATTTTTTTAGGAACTGTACATTAAATAAAGTGACCGCTGTATGT from Sutcliffiella cohnii encodes:
- a CDS encoding SpoIID/LytB domain-containing protein, whose amino-acid sequence is MRHYFWLLFTMILLLPTNVFADEMITIRLVNYVEDTNELTVKVKGEYTTFDSSFSLEEGKNYTFKVKERMLVIESEGTSYQIEGSVAFIPKKYDTEHIMVIDDRPYLGAMEFIIEKGHFIRPVNQLLLEDYLKGVVPFEVYPTWELETLKAQTLAARTYAITNLHRNMDDTISYQVYGGYTWEEKTSRAVEGTAGEVITYNNRPIDAFYSASNGGLTERNDHVWGGEKLSYFPIKEDPYDPINPWEFRLHQTQIQLENINWDHPNVWDELKELDEPITDSIKRSLHKKGYVGDIKVVAIPKFNVELHSPVTDRAEEGTISIEFLHRLVDGTILYEVVDLEKGNINRIRPMIGGNTFKSYLIDSFELKEGVYYLKGRGFGHGVGMSQWGAEIMGESGKSYKDIIDFYYPGTEIKKFSELR